The following DNA comes from Deltaproteobacteria bacterium.
GACTTAATGCCAGGGCGTCCAGATGAACCCTCACCGAGTTATACGAAGCTTTGCCCCTCCCAACGGAGCGCAAAAGAATCCGCGTGGCCCCCCAACTCTCGTCGTAAGGGCTTTGTGACGTCCGACCACGACTCAGCTGAACTCCCTCGGGTAACACCTCGATCACCGCCAAGGACTCGTTGGGATTTACATACGCTCGATACGTGCCGCTGCTGTCCGAAAGGTTCGACCAACTAGCCCACTGGTCCCAGTTCAAGGAGGCCCGATTCGTTACCACCTGGCCCGACATGCCGGTTAGTTCCGTGTACCATTTGCCGTCAAGATCGTGCTCCGTTCGCATCAAGCCGCCTTCCGCCGCGTATAGCCCCAAATTTCCACGG
Coding sequences within:
- a CDS encoding pilus assembly PilX N-terminal domain-containing protein gives rise to the protein MVRVRKTKRFERESGSTMVTALWVMVILSVIGAVTAVTSTNEQRSVGNIHRGNLGLYAAEGGLMRTEHDLDGKWYTELTGMSGQVVTNRASLNWDQWASWSNLSDSSGTYRAYVNPNESLAVIEVLPEGVQLSRGRTSQSPYDESWGATRILLRSVGRGKASYNSVRVHLDALALSLKKLP